Proteins co-encoded in one Nicotiana sylvestris chromosome 7, ASM39365v2, whole genome shotgun sequence genomic window:
- the LOC104217217 gene encoding glutamate receptor 3.7 isoform X2, with protein sequence MGLSLIWLWLILIAVSLRGPLKVIEKQVVALIGPQSSAIAHMISFIANGLQVPLISYAATDPTLSSLQFPFFLRTTQSDWYQMAAVADIVSFYEWKEVIAIFLDDDYGRNGIAALTDALAKKMSKISYKLPLPINYNLSDMIYVLNQSKSLGPRVFVVHINPDSQLRFFDAVEKLKMTGSDYVWLMTDWFSTTLDSFPPKNESYLSTLEGVVGLRPYIPQTIQKRAFLSRWRKLQQNELVHSGLTTYGLYAYDTVWIVARSIDNLLQQAGGNISFSLSSMLNGTTSDKLQLGKLKVFDSGELLMNILSQTNFTGLTGKIHFTPDRNLIGSGYEIINIVQQEIHTVGYWSNFSGLSISPPKAVKNKETAVTRINQNLKIVTWPGGKSEKPRGWVIANDDRPLRIGFPRRASFTDFVTLNNDSHQVLGYCIDLFYAARKLVPYDVPFRFEPFGTGLANPSYDELVTMVADDVFDAVVGDIAIVTNRTRIVDFTQPYVSTGLVIVAPIDNSESSAWVFLKPFTPEMWGVTALSFLIIAVVIWILEHRVNDDFRGPPKRQIITMFLFSFSTLFKTNQENTVSTLGRMVMVVWLFLLLVITSSYTASLTSILTVQQLSSPITGIESLITSSSFIGYQVGSFAYSYLRDNLNISPSRLISLRSPEEFESALRRGSGNGGVMAIVDELPYVELFLQNRTDFGIIGRPFTKSGWGFAFQKDSPLATDMSTAILKLAENGKLQEIHKKWFCQLGCPADRRKDSEPNQLHLSSFWALYLLSGAVTLLALVVFLFRTIRQYIRYKRKQADPSSPSNTRCSQVIYSFFDFIDEKEEAIKRIFAHDTSQPQTNGA encoded by the exons ATGGGATTAAGCTTAATTTGGTTATGGCTGATTCTGATTGCAGTGTCTTTAAGGGGTCCATTGAAG GTAATTGAGAAGCAAGTGGTGGCATTGATTGGTCCACAATCTTCTGCAATAGCTCATATGATTTCTTTCATTGCTAATGGTCTTCAAGTTCCTCTTATATCATATGCTGCCACTGATCCAACACTGTCTTCCCTCCAGTTCCCTTTTTTCCTTCGGACCACACAGAGCGATTGGTACCAAATGGCAGCTGTTGCCGACATTGTCAGCTTTTACGAATGGAAAGAAGTCATTGCCATATTTCTGGATGACGACTATGGGAGAAATGGAATAGCTGCTTTAACTGATGCACTTGCTAAGAAAATGTCAAAGATCTCTTATAAGCTACCATTACCTATCAATTATAATCTCAGTGATATGATTTATGTGCTAAATCAATCGAAATCGTTAGGGCCTCGTGTTTTTGTTGTGCATATCAATCCTGACTCCCAATTAAGATTCTTCGACGCTGTCGAGAAGCTGAAAATGACTGGGAGCGATTACGTGTGGCTTATGACAGATTGGTTTTCTACTACTTTAGATTCTTTCCCCCCAAAAAACGAATCTTATCTAAGCACTCTTGAAGGTGTAGTTGGCCTTCGTCCCTATATTCCACAAACTATCCAgaaaagggcatttttgtctcGCTGGAGAAAATTGCAGCAGAATGAGTTGGTTCACTCAGGGTTGACCACATATGGTCTTTATGCTTATGATACTGTGTGGATCGTTGCACGTTCAATTGATAACCTACTTCAACAGGCCGGAGGCAACATAAGCTTTTCTCTCAGCAGTATGTTAAATGGTACAACAAGTGATAAACTACAGCTTGGGAAACTCAAAGTATTTGATAGTGGAGAACTTCTAATGAATATCTTATCACAAACAAACTTTACTGGCTTGACAGGAAAGATTCATTTCACTCCAGATAGAAATCTTATTGGTAGTGGTTATGAAATCATTAACATTGTGCAACAGGAAATTCACACAGTTGGTTACTGGTCTAATTTTTCTGGTCTCTCGATCTCACCTCCGAAAGCAGTCAAAAACAAAGAAACAGCAGTTACCAGGATAAATCAGAATCTCAAAATTGTAACTTGGCCTGGTGGAAAGAGCGAAAAGCCACGTGGTTGGGTTATTGCTAATGATGACAGACCCTTGAGAATTGGATTTCCTAGAAGAGCCAGTTTTACTGACTTTGTGACATTGAATAATGACAGCCACCAAGTACTAGGTTATTGCATAGATCTCTTTTATGCAGCACGAAAGCTTGTGCCTTATGATGTTCCTTtcagatttgagccatttggtaCTGGTCTTGCCAATCCAAGTTATGATGAGCTTGTAACAATGGTTGCAGATGAT GTTTTTGATGCAGTTGTTGGAGACATTGCTATTGTCACAAATAGGACAAGGATAGTCGATTTTACCCAGCCTTATGTGTCCACAGGCCTTGTCATAGTAGCTCCCATTGATAATTCAGAATCAAGTGCTTGGGTATTCCTCAAACCTTTTACACCGGAAATGTGGGGTGTTACAGCTCTTTCATTTCTTATAATAGCGGTGGTCATATGGATACTCGAGCATCGCGTTAATGATGATTTTCGTGGTCCTCCTAAGAGACAGATAATTACAATGTTCCT GTTCAGCTTCTCGACACTTTTCAAAACAAACC AAGAAAATACCGTAAGCACTCTTGGTCGAATGGTAATGGTGGTTTGGTTATTCTTACTCCTGGTGATCACGTCAAGCTATACGGCAAGTTTGACATCCATTCTAACAGTGCAGCAACTTTCATCACCCATCACAGGAATTGAAAGTTTGATAACAAGCAGCTCGTTTATTGGATATCAAGTTGGGTCATTTGCTTATAGCTATTTGAGAGACAATCTCAACATATCTCCGTCAAGACTAATATCTCTACGCTCCCCAGAAGAATTTGAAAGTGCTCTACGACGTGGCTCAGGAAATGGAGGAGTGATGGCTATTGTAGATGAACTTCCATATGTAGAGTTATTCCTTCAAAATCGTACTGATTTTGGGATCATTGGTCGACCATTTACTAAGAGCGGATGGGGTTTT GCTTTCCAGAAGGATTCTCCTCTAGCTACAGACATGTCAACAGCAATCCTGAAACTGGCCGAGAATGGGAAACTTCAAGAGATCCACAAGAAATGGTTTTGCCAGTTAGGTTGTCCAGCAGATAGGAGAAAAGATTCAGAACCTAACCAACTCCACTTGAGCAGCTTTTGGGCACTCTATCTTTTATCTGGTGCTGTCACTCTTCTTGCTCTGGTAGTCTTTTTGTTCAGAACTATTCGCCAATATATACGATACAAAAGGAAGCAGGCCGACCCTTCTTCTCCCTCAAACACCAGATGTTCACAGGTGATCTACAGTTTCTTTGACTTCATTGATGAGAAGGAAGAAGCCATTAAAAGAATTTTTGCTCATGATACTTCTCAGCCTCAAACAAATGGAGCCTAA
- the LOC104217217 gene encoding glutamate receptor 3.7 isoform X1 produces the protein MKFLGAVALFVFILVLQNRHGNCQRPNVVNVGAVFSFDSVIGRAAKTAMELAVSDINGDPSILNGIKLNLVMADSDCSVFKGSIEALQVIEKQVVALIGPQSSAIAHMISFIANGLQVPLISYAATDPTLSSLQFPFFLRTTQSDWYQMAAVADIVSFYEWKEVIAIFLDDDYGRNGIAALTDALAKKMSKISYKLPLPINYNLSDMIYVLNQSKSLGPRVFVVHINPDSQLRFFDAVEKLKMTGSDYVWLMTDWFSTTLDSFPPKNESYLSTLEGVVGLRPYIPQTIQKRAFLSRWRKLQQNELVHSGLTTYGLYAYDTVWIVARSIDNLLQQAGGNISFSLSSMLNGTTSDKLQLGKLKVFDSGELLMNILSQTNFTGLTGKIHFTPDRNLIGSGYEIINIVQQEIHTVGYWSNFSGLSISPPKAVKNKETAVTRINQNLKIVTWPGGKSEKPRGWVIANDDRPLRIGFPRRASFTDFVTLNNDSHQVLGYCIDLFYAARKLVPYDVPFRFEPFGTGLANPSYDELVTMVADDVFDAVVGDIAIVTNRTRIVDFTQPYVSTGLVIVAPIDNSESSAWVFLKPFTPEMWGVTALSFLIIAVVIWILEHRVNDDFRGPPKRQIITMFLFSFSTLFKTNQENTVSTLGRMVMVVWLFLLLVITSSYTASLTSILTVQQLSSPITGIESLITSSSFIGYQVGSFAYSYLRDNLNISPSRLISLRSPEEFESALRRGSGNGGVMAIVDELPYVELFLQNRTDFGIIGRPFTKSGWGFAFQKDSPLATDMSTAILKLAENGKLQEIHKKWFCQLGCPADRRKDSEPNQLHLSSFWALYLLSGAVTLLALVVFLFRTIRQYIRYKRKQADPSSPSNTRCSQVIYSFFDFIDEKEEAIKRIFAHDTSQPQTNGA, from the exons ATGAAGTTTCTTGGGGCAGTGGCACTATTTGTTTTCATTTTGGTACTGCAAAATAGACATGGGAACTGTCAAAGGCCTAATGTTGTGAATGTGGGTGCAGTTTTTAGTTTTGATTCAGTGATTGGTAGGGCAGCAAAGACTGCTATGGAGTTAGCAGTATCTGATATCAATGGGGATCCCAGTATTCTAAATGGGATTAAGCTTAATTTGGTTATGGCTGATTCTGATTGCAGTGTCTTTAAGGGGTCCATTGAAG CTTTACAGGTAATTGAGAAGCAAGTGGTGGCATTGATTGGTCCACAATCTTCTGCAATAGCTCATATGATTTCTTTCATTGCTAATGGTCTTCAAGTTCCTCTTATATCATATGCTGCCACTGATCCAACACTGTCTTCCCTCCAGTTCCCTTTTTTCCTTCGGACCACACAGAGCGATTGGTACCAAATGGCAGCTGTTGCCGACATTGTCAGCTTTTACGAATGGAAAGAAGTCATTGCCATATTTCTGGATGACGACTATGGGAGAAATGGAATAGCTGCTTTAACTGATGCACTTGCTAAGAAAATGTCAAAGATCTCTTATAAGCTACCATTACCTATCAATTATAATCTCAGTGATATGATTTATGTGCTAAATCAATCGAAATCGTTAGGGCCTCGTGTTTTTGTTGTGCATATCAATCCTGACTCCCAATTAAGATTCTTCGACGCTGTCGAGAAGCTGAAAATGACTGGGAGCGATTACGTGTGGCTTATGACAGATTGGTTTTCTACTACTTTAGATTCTTTCCCCCCAAAAAACGAATCTTATCTAAGCACTCTTGAAGGTGTAGTTGGCCTTCGTCCCTATATTCCACAAACTATCCAgaaaagggcatttttgtctcGCTGGAGAAAATTGCAGCAGAATGAGTTGGTTCACTCAGGGTTGACCACATATGGTCTTTATGCTTATGATACTGTGTGGATCGTTGCACGTTCAATTGATAACCTACTTCAACAGGCCGGAGGCAACATAAGCTTTTCTCTCAGCAGTATGTTAAATGGTACAACAAGTGATAAACTACAGCTTGGGAAACTCAAAGTATTTGATAGTGGAGAACTTCTAATGAATATCTTATCACAAACAAACTTTACTGGCTTGACAGGAAAGATTCATTTCACTCCAGATAGAAATCTTATTGGTAGTGGTTATGAAATCATTAACATTGTGCAACAGGAAATTCACACAGTTGGTTACTGGTCTAATTTTTCTGGTCTCTCGATCTCACCTCCGAAAGCAGTCAAAAACAAAGAAACAGCAGTTACCAGGATAAATCAGAATCTCAAAATTGTAACTTGGCCTGGTGGAAAGAGCGAAAAGCCACGTGGTTGGGTTATTGCTAATGATGACAGACCCTTGAGAATTGGATTTCCTAGAAGAGCCAGTTTTACTGACTTTGTGACATTGAATAATGACAGCCACCAAGTACTAGGTTATTGCATAGATCTCTTTTATGCAGCACGAAAGCTTGTGCCTTATGATGTTCCTTtcagatttgagccatttggtaCTGGTCTTGCCAATCCAAGTTATGATGAGCTTGTAACAATGGTTGCAGATGAT GTTTTTGATGCAGTTGTTGGAGACATTGCTATTGTCACAAATAGGACAAGGATAGTCGATTTTACCCAGCCTTATGTGTCCACAGGCCTTGTCATAGTAGCTCCCATTGATAATTCAGAATCAAGTGCTTGGGTATTCCTCAAACCTTTTACACCGGAAATGTGGGGTGTTACAGCTCTTTCATTTCTTATAATAGCGGTGGTCATATGGATACTCGAGCATCGCGTTAATGATGATTTTCGTGGTCCTCCTAAGAGACAGATAATTACAATGTTCCT GTTCAGCTTCTCGACACTTTTCAAAACAAACC AAGAAAATACCGTAAGCACTCTTGGTCGAATGGTAATGGTGGTTTGGTTATTCTTACTCCTGGTGATCACGTCAAGCTATACGGCAAGTTTGACATCCATTCTAACAGTGCAGCAACTTTCATCACCCATCACAGGAATTGAAAGTTTGATAACAAGCAGCTCGTTTATTGGATATCAAGTTGGGTCATTTGCTTATAGCTATTTGAGAGACAATCTCAACATATCTCCGTCAAGACTAATATCTCTACGCTCCCCAGAAGAATTTGAAAGTGCTCTACGACGTGGCTCAGGAAATGGAGGAGTGATGGCTATTGTAGATGAACTTCCATATGTAGAGTTATTCCTTCAAAATCGTACTGATTTTGGGATCATTGGTCGACCATTTACTAAGAGCGGATGGGGTTTT GCTTTCCAGAAGGATTCTCCTCTAGCTACAGACATGTCAACAGCAATCCTGAAACTGGCCGAGAATGGGAAACTTCAAGAGATCCACAAGAAATGGTTTTGCCAGTTAGGTTGTCCAGCAGATAGGAGAAAAGATTCAGAACCTAACCAACTCCACTTGAGCAGCTTTTGGGCACTCTATCTTTTATCTGGTGCTGTCACTCTTCTTGCTCTGGTAGTCTTTTTGTTCAGAACTATTCGCCAATATATACGATACAAAAGGAAGCAGGCCGACCCTTCTTCTCCCTCAAACACCAGATGTTCACAGGTGATCTACAGTTTCTTTGACTTCATTGATGAGAAGGAAGAAGCCATTAAAAGAATTTTTGCTCATGATACTTCTCAGCCTCAAACAAATGGAGCCTAA